In one window of Pseudomonas chlororaphis subsp. chlororaphis DNA:
- a CDS encoding glycosyltransferase family 4 protein: MQLAFVLYKYFPFGGLQRDFMRIALECQKRGHQIRVYTLIWEGDVPPGFEVLVAPVKAFFNHRRNEKLSAWMEADLAKRPVDRLIGFNKMPGLDVYYAADGCFEDKAQNLRHSLYRRWGRYRHFAEYERAVFARDAKTEVLMISEVQQPLFIKHYDTPVERFHLLPPGIAQDRRAPANAVEIRAEFRREFALKDDDLLLVQIGSGFKTKGVDRSLKAVAALPPELKKRTRLFVIGQDDPKVFQLQSAALGLGEHVQFLKGRSDIPRFLLGADLLIHPAYNENTGTVLLEALVAGLPVLVSAVCGYAHYIAEADSGLVLDEPLEQGQLNQYLNTMLTDDAARATWSRNGLAFAETADLYSMPQHAADVILAEQH, from the coding sequence ATGCAATTGGCTTTTGTCCTTTATAAATACTTCCCGTTCGGTGGCCTGCAACGGGACTTCATGCGCATCGCCCTGGAGTGCCAGAAACGCGGGCACCAGATTCGCGTCTATACGCTGATCTGGGAAGGCGATGTGCCGCCGGGTTTCGAGGTGCTGGTGGCGCCGGTCAAGGCGTTCTTCAACCATCGTCGTAACGAGAAGCTCAGCGCCTGGATGGAGGCCGACCTGGCCAAGCGCCCGGTGGACCGCTTGATCGGCTTCAACAAGATGCCCGGCCTGGACGTGTACTACGCCGCCGACGGCTGCTTCGAAGACAAGGCGCAGAACCTGCGCCATTCGCTGTACCGCCGCTGGGGCCGCTACCGGCACTTCGCCGAATACGAACGCGCGGTGTTCGCCCGGGATGCCAAGACCGAAGTGCTGATGATTTCCGAGGTCCAGCAGCCGCTGTTCATCAAGCATTACGACACCCCGGTGGAGCGTTTCCACCTGCTGCCGCCAGGCATCGCCCAGGACCGTCGCGCGCCGGCCAACGCGGTCGAGATCCGCGCCGAATTCCGTCGCGAGTTCGCCCTGAAAGACGATGATTTGCTGCTGGTGCAGATCGGCTCCGGGTTCAAGACCAAGGGCGTGGATCGTAGTCTCAAGGCCGTGGCCGCCTTGCCGCCGGAGCTGAAGAAACGCACCCGGCTATTTGTAATTGGCCAGGACGACCCCAAAGTATTCCAATTGCAGAGCGCGGCATTGGGCCTGGGCGAGCATGTGCAGTTCCTCAAGGGGCGCAGTGATATCCCGCGTTTCCTGCTGGGCGCCGACCTGTTGATCCACCCGGCGTACAACGAAAACACCGGCACCGTGTTGCTGGAAGCGCTGGTGGCCGGCTTGCCGGTGCTGGTCAGCGCGGTCTGCGGTTATGCCCATTACATCGCCGAGGCCGACAGCGGCCTGGTACTGGACGAGCCATTGGAGCAGGGACAGCTCAATCAATACCTGAACACCATGTTGACCGACGACGCTGCACGCGCGACCTGGAGCCGTAACGGCCTGGCGTTCGCCGAGACGGCCGACCTCTATAGCATGCCGCAGCACGCTGCGGATGTGATTCTGGCGGAGCAACACTGA